The following coding sequences lie in one Spinacia oleracea cultivar Varoflay chromosome 1, BTI_SOV_V1, whole genome shotgun sequence genomic window:
- the LOC110805092 gene encoding uncharacterized protein, with the protein MISTQVNNVLCPKTYVINRQNVQGFRPLPTVPVTFVRRPPLKFRVPLKITTNALKCKQSMPVCLSGGEARAGSGNQDPLWKSFGNAIENLGKKSSVEDVLKQQIEKREYYDGGNPPGGRGGGSGGGGGGFGGTEEEGSSGVLEETIQVILATLGFIFLYMYIINGAEMAKLGKDYFKYIFGGKKSVRLSRVLDRWDDFFKEMTEKKEVDRYWLERAIIKTPTWWDHPDKYRSIIKACMQTPSNDGENENENENENENENENENENENDSMSDEFSEWR; encoded by the exons ATGATTTCTACTCAGGTAAACAATGTGTTATGCCCTAAAACATATGTGATTAATAGGCAAAATGTACAGGGGTTTCGCCCTTTACCCACAGTTCCTGTCACATTTGTCCGTCGCCCTCCTCTAAAGTTCCGGGTTCCGTTGAAGATCACAACCAATGCACTGAAATGCAAACAGAGTATGCCAGTTTGTCTGTCTGGTGGGGAAGCGAGAGCTGGGAGTGGAAATCAG GATCCTCTGTGGAAATCTTTCGGAAATGCCATTGAAAACTTGGGAAAGAAATCTTCTGTGGAAGATGTATTGAAACAACAGATTGAGAAACGAGAATATTATGATGGTGGAAATCCCCCAGGCGGTAGAGGAGGTGGCAgcggtggaggtggtggtggtttcgGTGGAACTGAGGAAGAAGGCTCCTCTGGGGTATTAGAAGAGACTATACAAGTGATCTTAGCAACCTTGGGTTTCATCTTTTTG TACATGTATATCATCAACGGCGCAGAGATGGCAAAGCTAGGCAAAGACTACTTCAAATATATATTTGGTGGCAAAAAGAGTGTTCGTCTATCTCGTGTGTTGGACAGATGGGATGACTTCTTCAAGGAGATGACAGAAAAGAAAGAGGTGGACAGGTATTGGTTGGAGAGAGCCATTATCAAAACCCCAACATGGTGGGATCACCCTGACAAGTACAGAAGCATTATCAAAGCTTGCATGCAAACGCCATCCAACGACGGTGAGAATGAGAATGAGAATGAGAATGAGAATGAGAACGAGAACGAGAACGAAAATGAGAATGAGAATGACTCTATGAGTGATGAGTTCTCAGAATGGCGCTGA